From Chryseobacterium camelliae:
TACAAAAATTTTTCCCGTAAAAGCGTTGGGCTGTGGCTTGTTCTGCCTGCTTTCCTTCATCCTGTAATATATCTTTCCGTCCCTGCTGTACGTGCTGAATGCCTGGGTAGTGAGGTAAACAGGGTAGGTGATGCCTTTAATAATGTATTGCCAAGGGCTGCTCTGCCTGAAGTAATTGGTCTTCAGCGGGGTTTTGGAAGAAGCCAGCATGGAAGGCCGGATCAGGGTATAAGGTTTAGACGTCAGGTAAGAATACAGATGGTTGATTTCATACAGTGAACCGCCGTAATTATTCCGGATGTCTAAGATAAGGTATGTTGAACCGGCTGCTTTGATCCGGGCAAAGGCATCTTTGTAAAATTGTTCGGAATGGTTTTCTGAAAAACTTTTTACTCCGATATAGGCAACCGTGCTGTCCTGATCCAGAAAACTGAAGCTCCGGTTATAGCTTTGTGTGAATGCATCGTAATCATGTACTTTTTTTTCAGGGGTAAGCTTGGCCTGCTTTTTTTCGCTGGCAAGTTCAGACTCAGACTTGGATTCCCTTTTCAGGGTGTAGGTCTTGTGTTGTCCCTGATAAACGGTTTCCAGTACTGCCTGGTTGTCAAATCCGTGTTCTGCTGTATAAAAATTGAAAAATACATCCTTCAGGTAATAAGGATAAAAAGTTGTGTTGAATCCGTCGCTGCTGATCAGCTTCCTGTATTTTTTCATATAATCTGAAACGGGAACATGATTGATGGAAAGGATTTCGGTACCGGGCTGTATATTTTGGATAGAATCTGCATTGCTGACGATAAACAGGCGGTCACCTTCCACATAATACCCGAAACGGCTGAAAAGCCCTTTGGTATGCTCCAATGCCTTGATTTCTTTCTTGGTAAACCTGCGTGCAGGAACCTTCAGGGAAAGGTGCCCCTCACGGACCGAAGCGATGAGCGGTTGCAGCCTGAAGTAAAACTGCAGCGGGCTCAGGGGAGTGTTAAGCGTGTTCTTAAGACTGTCAAATTTATATTTAAGATCCTGTTCCGAAATGTACCAATACAGGTTAGGGTGCATTTCTTTCAGCTTGTTATAAGCATAGTCCACATCTTCCCTAAGCTTTTCAGGAGGGATGCAGGACATTCTTTGAGTATTGTATTTGCTTACCGATGTGCATGAAGTAAGAAATACAATGATAAATATTAATATCTGATGATTTTTCAAGCAGTGAATTTAAAAATTTAAATTGAATCTGCGATATTATTTTCGTCTCCTGCTCCCGGAAATTTCCTGCATTTTTTCCTGGTACGGATTAATTGAATATCAGGGTGATCTGCGCATCTGTGTGTAAATAGACGTGGAAACTATAGTCCTGATCGCGATTTTTAAAGTAAAAAGGTGCTAGCTTCGTCTGTTGATGAAGATCATACAGGACCGGATTTGCCTGTTACCTGAAAAGTATTACATTTGAACCTTAATTTCTGCCACTATTTATGATTTTTTCCATCGTTGTTATTGCATTGATCGTTATCGGAGTTTATTATCTTATTACTTCCCGTGAAGTTTTCGGGGCTGAACCCAGCGGAAATAGGCTGGAAAGGATGAAGCTGTCTCAGCATTATAAAAACCGGCAGTTTCAGAACCTCAGCTATACACCGTCCATTGCCGAGGGATACAGCATGCCGCGCGTGATGTTTGATTTTTTCTTTGGTAAAAAGGACCCGCTGCTGAAACCGCTTAAAGCAATCCCATCCGTTCATACCGATTTAAAAGCGATTCCTGCGGATCAGGATGTAATGGTATGGCTGGGCCATTCATCCTATTATATCCGCACCAATGGTGTCTCTTTCCTGATTGACCCGGTCCTGAGTTCTTACGGTTCACCGTTTAAATATTTCAATAAAGCATTTTCAGGATCAGATATTTTTCGTCCTGATGATATCCCGCACCTGGATTATTTGGTCATTACCCATGACCATTATGACCATCTGGACTATCCTACGGTAAAAGCCCTGCGGGATAGGGTGGACCAGGTTATTTTGCCATTGGGTGTCGGTGCACATCTGGAACGATGGGGATATGCCGGAAGCAGTCTTATTGAAGAGGAGTGGGGCGCCACCGTACAGCTGAAAAATAATATTAGCATCACTTTTACGCCGGCAAGGCACTTTTCGGGGAGGAAAGTCAGAAGAAACGGAACATTATGGACTTCTTACGTATTGCAGACCCCGGACAAGAAAATATTTCTGGGCGGAGACAGCGGCTACGACACCCATTTTAAAGCCATTGGCGAACAGTACGGCCCTTTCGATTATGCCATTATGGAAAACGGCCAGTACAACGAAGCCTGGAAATACATCCATTCTTTACCTGAAGATGTTGTTAAGGCGGGGATAGATGTGAAAGCAAGAAATATCATTCCCGTACATTCCGCAAAGTTTGCTCTTGCACTCCATCCGTGGAATGAACCGCTTGAAAAAGTAACCCTTCTGGGCAAAGAAAACCACCTGAATATCCTGACTCCGATGATCGGTCAGCCTGTTAATCTCAATGGCTCACCACAGCATTTCGATCCTTGGTGGAAGGATTGATCAGGCATGCCAGATATCCCGGTAACGGTCCGGATGGTTTTCAAACTGCTGCCTTACGAAATCGCATTCCGGATCTACCAAAAGGTCATTTTCCTCGGCGTAGCGCACCAATTCGTCCAGCAGCATTTTAGCATAGCCATGCCCTTCATATTCCTCATCAAGCTTGGTGTAATATACAATCAGTTGTCTTCCGTCTATCTTTATAGACATATAACCTGCTTTCCGGCCGTCGATCAACAGCTGCAGCTCATCCTGGTAAGGAGTTACCTCAAATGTTATATTTTCCATGACTTTTGATATTTGTGTTGAAAGGACAGAGAACTTTTCTCTTGATTAAAGTTACGAATTAATTTATTAGTTATGAATTATGAATTGCCATAGTAGATTCGTCTCTTCTTGTGGCCAGGATTTTGTCGATTTTATGGCCGTCCTTATCTACAATTTCAAGGATCAGATCGCCAATATCGATCCGGTCACCGGTTCTGGGAACTGTATGTTTGCCGTGAATGAACAGCCCTGAAACGCTTACGAAATTCTTTTCAATATCTTCATCAAGCGTAAGGTTAAAATATTTCCTGAAATCATAGATGGAACATTTGCCGTCTATCAGCCATGAATGCTCATCTCTTACGGCAATCTCAGGCTCGTCATCCAAACCGTACGGAATATTGCCTACCAGATCATCCAGGATATCATTGAGGGTTACAATCCCTTTTGTTGTGCCGTATTCGTCAATGACGATGGCCAGGTGAGCCCTGTTTTTCTGGAAACTTTCCATGAGCGGGTAAACAAAAGAGTTTTCACTGATGAATAAAGCTTTTCTCAGGTGTGACCTTACATTGAAGCTGTTGGTCTCCAGGTCAAAAAGGTCGCAGAGTTTTACGATCCCGATAATATGATCGGGATTATGATTATCCGTGACGGGATAGGTGGAAAACGAGCAGTTTCTGATTTTCTGTTTTACCGTTTGATAATCATCGTCGGCATCCACAGAAATGATCTTTGACCGGTGGGTAGCCAATGAACTGACCTTTCTGTTAACCAGTTCGAATGCATTTTCGAGGACATCATGCTCCTTATTCTCAATAATTCCGCCTTCTCTTCCTTCCCGGATAATGGATTTTATTTCTTCCTCAGTCACGGTTTCTTTTTCATCATGACTGATCCCGAAGAGTTTTAAGATTCCTTCATTGGTAACCGTTAAAAGCCAGACAAACGGGGATGTAAACAAGACCAGCCAGTACATAGGCCCGGCTATCAGCATGGAAATCTTTTCCGGAAATTTCAGTCCCAGCCTTTTAGGAATCAGCTCCCCAAATACAATGGACAAAAATGTAACCATTCCAATGATGATGACAGATGCAATCGGCCTGGAATAAGCACTCAGCGGCCCAATGCCGGAAATCTGTGCAGCAAGGTCAGCAGTAAGGCGGTCGCCTGAATAAATTCCCAGAAGGATGCCGATCAGGGTAATCCCGATTTGTACCGTTGAAAGGAAAGTGCCGGGATTTCCGGTTAGCTGAAGAGCCCTTTGTGCATGGCGGCTGCCCAATCTTTTTTCATTTTCGAGTTTAAAATTTTTGGCTGATACCAATGCCATTTCAGACATTGAAAAAATGCCGTTAAGAAGGATGAGCAGGATGATAATGATCATTTCCATAATGAATTATCTGTAAATGGTGTTCTCTAAATATAGACATAATTTTACAGATCGAAGGTTGAGCAGCCATGTTTGACGGATATTATAAAGTAAAATGTGTTAAAGAGCTTAAGATGATCCATTTGTATGCTCTGCTGCCAACAGTATTTTTCTTGTAACGAAATGATATTTGTTGTTTGTATGTTGTTTGAATTTTATAATTTAGAGGTATGGAAACAACTGAGACATTAAAAGGTTTTTACGAAAGGAACACTTTTTACAGGCTGCCGGAAGGCTGCACGGCTCCCGGGCTCGGGCATTTCAATGTATTTGCACGGGATAACTGTTCCTCTGCCACTCCTTACAGCAGAAGGGATTATTATAAAATCTCACTCATCATAGGGAAAGGAACAATCCATTATGCAGATAAGTGGATTTATTTAGACCGGCCCGCAGTCCTGTTTTCAAATCCCATGATTCCGTATTCATGGGAGGCTGAAAATGAAGATCAGAAGGGTTTTTTCTGCCTTTTTACAGACCATTTCCTTCATAATGGCAGTCGTTTCGGCAGCCTTTCGGATTCCTGGCTCTTTAAAATAGGCGGCACCCCGGTATTTTTTGTAGATGAAAAACAGCAGCAGGAAGTGGGAGAGCTCTTTGGTAAGATGATGGCGGAAATACAGTCGGATTATCCACACAAATATGATTTGCTGAGGGCTTACCTCCATCTTCTCATTCATGAAACGATGAAAATGCATCCTACGGAAAACTTCCAGCCCTACCAGAATTCTTCACAGCGCATTGCTTCGCTGTTTATGGAACTCCTTGAGCGCCAGTTCCCGATTGACAGTCCGGAACGGTATCTAAGGCTGAAAACCCCCAATGACTATGCGGCAAGCCTTTCCATTCATGTCAACTCGCTGAACCGTTCCGTAAAAGAGATTACAGGCAGGACAACAGGGCAGCAGATTGCCTCAAGGGTAATCCAGGAAGCCCACGCGCTGCTTAAGCATACGGACTGGAATATTTCGGAAATTGCTTATGCACTGGGTTTTGAAGAGCCTTCTTATTTTACCAACTATTTTAAAAAACAGGCCGGGATAACGCCTAATGCCGTAAGAAATACACTGGTTTGATTTTTATAATTCTTAGTTTGAATTTTATAGGGTAAAGGATCTATTTCCATTCTAACTTTGTCTTATTAATCATAAAATACAAACCGTTATGCAATTCAGAAAATTAGGAAATACAGGAAAAGAACTTTCAGCTATTGGATTAGGGTGCATGGGGATGAGTTTTGCCTATGGCCCAGCGGATGAGCAGGAAAGCATCAACACACTTCATAAAGCACTTGATCTTGGTGTAAACTTCTGGGATACCGCAGACATGTATGCCAATGGGGAGAATGAAAAACTAATCTCTAAAGTGCTGGTTCCGAACCGGGATAAAATTTTCATTGCCACTAAATTCGGATTTAGATTTAAAGACGGTAAGGCAAGCCACAGCGGCGCGCCGGGAACGTATTTTGACGGCTCCCCGGAATGGGTAAGGCAGGCTGTAGATGCAAGTCTTCAGCGGCTAAAAGTTGATGAAATCGACTTGTATTATGCCCACCGCATAGATCCCAATATCCCAGTCGAGGAAACGGTAGGTGCCATGGTAGAACTGGTAAAAGCCGGGAAGGTAAAATATATCGGGTTATCAGAAGCTTCTGCATCCTCTATCAGGAAGGCGAATGCTGTTCATCCAATCACTGCCTTACAATCTGAATACTCACTGCTTACCAGGGATGTGGAAAATGAGATCTTACCCGTAATCAGGGAGCTTGGGATTACTTTAGTTCCTTATTCTCCGCTGGCAAGAGGATTATTCTCCAACATCAATGATGTTCAGAACTTCGGAGCAGAAGATTTCAGAAAGTCACTTCCAAGATATCAGGATGAATACCTGGAGAACAACAGGAAGCTGGCGCAGGAAATCAATGATTTCGCCGCTTCCAAGGGAGTGAAAGGAACACAGCTTGCGCTTGCCTGGGTATTGAATCAGGGAGAAGATATTATCCCGATTCCAGGCACGAAAAGGATCAAATACCTGGAAGAGAATATTGCGGCAACAGACCTGAAACTTTCCGGAGAAGACCTTATCACCATTGATTCCATCTTAAAGAAATACCCTCATGTAGGAGAGAGGTACAGTGAAGGATCCATGAAGCTGGTCAATAATTAAATTGTAATCAATAAGACGGCATCCTTTGTTATTGTAGTAACTCGGAGAATGCCGTATATAATCATAAATTATTATGCAATTCAGAAAATTAGGAAATACAGGAAAAGAGCTTTCAGCCGTTGGACTGGGATGTATGGGAATGAGTGCTGCTTATGGCCCGGCTGATGAGCAGGATAATATCAGGACGCTGTATAGGGCTCTTGATCTTGGCGTTAATTTCTGGGATACCGCAGATATCTATGCCAATGGTGAGAATGAAAAACTGATCTCTAAGGTGCTGGCTCCGAACCGGGATAAAATTTTTATTGCTACAAAATTCGGATTCAGGTACAGGGAAGGGGAGGCCAATCACAGTGTTGCCACGGGAACATATTTCGATGGCTCTCCGGAATGGATCAGAAAGGCGGTGGATGCAAGTCTTCAGCGGCTTAAGGTGGATGAAATAGACCTATATTATGCACATAGGGTAGATCCGAACATTCCGGTTGAAGAAACGGTAGGCGCCATGGCGGAACTGGTAAAAGCCGGGAAAGTAAAATACCTGGGTCTATCAGAAGCTTCCGCATCCTCCATCAGGAAAGCCCATGCGGTTCATCCTATTGCCGCTTTACAGTCAGAGTATTCGCTGCTGACAAGGGATGTTGAAAAAGAAATTCTGCCGGTAGTCAGGGAGCTCGGCATCAGCCTGGTTCCGTTTTCCCCTTTGGCAAGAGGGTTGTTTTCCAATATCAATGAAGTACAGAATCTCAACAAGGAGGATTTCAGGAGATCCCTTCCCCGCTACCAGGAAAAACACCTGGAGAACAACAGAAAACTGGCTCAGGAGATCAATGATTTTGCAGCCTCGAAAGGAGTAAAAGGAACGCAGCTGGCTCTCGCCTGGGTACTGAACCAGGGGAACGATATCATCCCGATTCCAGGGACGAAAAGGATTAAGTACCTGGAGGAAAATGTTGAAGCTGCAAATCTTGAACTTTCCGGGGAAGACCTTATCACCATTGATTCGATCTTAAAGAAATATCCTGACGTGGGAGAAAGGTATAATGAAGGCCTTATGAAAGAACTGGTCAATAATTAACGACAACAATCCATAATCTTCAGGTTCCGGAATCATCCGGAATCTGAGTTTTTTATCAATATAGAGACGATAATGGTTACACTTAAAGAGAAAAATAAATTTATTGCTACACTTCTGGCTTTTGCCGTAATCCCGATGTCCGGGCTGTCAACC
This genomic window contains:
- a CDS encoding S41 family peptidase, with the translated sequence MKNHQILIFIIVFLTSCTSVSKYNTQRMSCIPPEKLREDVDYAYNKLKEMHPNLYWYISEQDLKYKFDSLKNTLNTPLSPLQFYFRLQPLIASVREGHLSLKVPARRFTKKEIKALEHTKGLFSRFGYYVEGDRLFIVSNADSIQNIQPGTEILSINHVPVSDYMKKYRKLISSDGFNTTFYPYYLKDVFFNFYTAEHGFDNQAVLETVYQGQHKTYTLKRESKSESELASEKKQAKLTPEKKVHDYDAFTQSYNRSFSFLDQDSTVAYIGVKSFSENHSEQFYKDAFARIKAAGSTYLILDIRNNYGGSLYEINHLYSYLTSKPYTLIRPSMLASSKTPLKTNYFRQSSPWQYIIKGITYPVYLTTQAFSTYSRDGKIYYRMKESRQNKPQPNAFTGKIFVLINGSSFSASSILASKLKNDRRAILVGEETGGANDGTVAGFYSYQQLPNSKLSLPVGLLLVQPDITFSGTRQGVVPDVIIRKSIQEVIDQKDPEMNWVMSTIMMEKGDPVKRHAEAR
- a CDS encoding MBL fold metallo-hydrolase → MIFSIVVIALIVIGVYYLITSREVFGAEPSGNRLERMKLSQHYKNRQFQNLSYTPSIAEGYSMPRVMFDFFFGKKDPLLKPLKAIPSVHTDLKAIPADQDVMVWLGHSSYYIRTNGVSFLIDPVLSSYGSPFKYFNKAFSGSDIFRPDDIPHLDYLVITHDHYDHLDYPTVKALRDRVDQVILPLGVGAHLERWGYAGSSLIEEEWGATVQLKNNISITFTPARHFSGRKVRRNGTLWTSYVLQTPDKKIFLGGDSGYDTHFKAIGEQYGPFDYAIMENGQYNEAWKYIHSLPEDVVKAGIDVKARNIIPVHSAKFALALHPWNEPLEKVTLLGKENHLNILTPMIGQPVNLNGSPQHFDPWWKD
- a CDS encoding GNAT family N-acetyltransferase — encoded protein: MENITFEVTPYQDELQLLIDGRKAGYMSIKIDGRQLIVYYTKLDEEYEGHGYAKMLLDELVRYAEENDLLVDPECDFVRQQFENHPDRYRDIWHA
- a CDS encoding hemolysin family protein, with product MEMIIIILLILLNGIFSMSEMALVSAKNFKLENEKRLGSRHAQRALQLTGNPGTFLSTVQIGITLIGILLGIYSGDRLTADLAAQISGIGPLSAYSRPIASVIIIGMVTFLSIVFGELIPKRLGLKFPEKISMLIAGPMYWLVLFTSPFVWLLTVTNEGILKLFGISHDEKETVTEEEIKSIIREGREGGIIENKEHDVLENAFELVNRKVSSLATHRSKIISVDADDDYQTVKQKIRNCSFSTYPVTDNHNPDHIIGIVKLCDLFDLETNSFNVRSHLRKALFISENSFVYPLMESFQKNRAHLAIVIDEYGTTKGIVTLNDILDDLVGNIPYGLDDEPEIAVRDEHSWLIDGKCSIYDFRKYFNLTLDEDIEKNFVSVSGLFIHGKHTVPRTGDRIDIGDLILEIVDKDGHKIDKILATRRDESTMAIHNS
- a CDS encoding helix-turn-helix domain-containing protein; translated protein: METTETLKGFYERNTFYRLPEGCTAPGLGHFNVFARDNCSSATPYSRRDYYKISLIIGKGTIHYADKWIYLDRPAVLFSNPMIPYSWEAENEDQKGFFCLFTDHFLHNGSRFGSLSDSWLFKIGGTPVFFVDEKQQQEVGELFGKMMAEIQSDYPHKYDLLRAYLHLLIHETMKMHPTENFQPYQNSSQRIASLFMELLERQFPIDSPERYLRLKTPNDYAASLSIHVNSLNRSVKEITGRTTGQQIASRVIQEAHALLKHTDWNISEIAYALGFEEPSYFTNYFKKQAGITPNAVRNTLV
- a CDS encoding aldo/keto reductase, which produces MQFRKLGNTGKELSAIGLGCMGMSFAYGPADEQESINTLHKALDLGVNFWDTADMYANGENEKLISKVLVPNRDKIFIATKFGFRFKDGKASHSGAPGTYFDGSPEWVRQAVDASLQRLKVDEIDLYYAHRIDPNIPVEETVGAMVELVKAGKVKYIGLSEASASSIRKANAVHPITALQSEYSLLTRDVENEILPVIRELGITLVPYSPLARGLFSNINDVQNFGAEDFRKSLPRYQDEYLENNRKLAQEINDFAASKGVKGTQLALAWVLNQGEDIIPIPGTKRIKYLEENIAATDLKLSGEDLITIDSILKKYPHVGERYSEGSMKLVNN
- a CDS encoding aldo/keto reductase codes for the protein MQFRKLGNTGKELSAVGLGCMGMSAAYGPADEQDNIRTLYRALDLGVNFWDTADIYANGENEKLISKVLAPNRDKIFIATKFGFRYREGEANHSVATGTYFDGSPEWIRKAVDASLQRLKVDEIDLYYAHRVDPNIPVEETVGAMAELVKAGKVKYLGLSEASASSIRKAHAVHPIAALQSEYSLLTRDVEKEILPVVRELGISLVPFSPLARGLFSNINEVQNLNKEDFRRSLPRYQEKHLENNRKLAQEINDFAASKGVKGTQLALAWVLNQGNDIIPIPGTKRIKYLEENVEAANLELSGEDLITIDSILKKYPDVGERYNEGLMKELVNN